Proteins from a genomic interval of Rosa chinensis cultivar Old Blush chromosome 2, RchiOBHm-V2, whole genome shotgun sequence:
- the LOC112184820 gene encoding mitogen-activated protein kinase kinase kinase 20, whose protein sequence is MTASDYFKAMEKLEKKRKRIQEEEPDSGNVGRTKRWVRQRFLGAGQFGTVFLASPAKPGSKLPPVMAVKSAMLSESADLVKESRLLKKFKNCPFILDTYGSDVTKDVEGEELFNVFLEYAQRGTVEDWIQKLKNFGLHELHVRRYTQSLLKGLNYIHGKGFVHCDIKPANVLLVRDGPDDTGFGSYVAKIGDLGLAKRADKYNVMKRSDYINGTELYMSPEVSLHNIQEPPADIWALGCTVLQMLTGMEFWDVNTDLRDDWGLLIEIPVIPERLSNEAKDFLGKCFILDPLERYTAEMLLKPFVCNSLRIWTVSSGELVPRSRVCQGPAAIPLLGAA, encoded by the coding sequence ATGACTGCATCAGACTATTTTAAGGCCATGGAAAAGctcgagaagaagaggaaaagaatCCAGGAGGAAGAACCGGATTCTGGCAACGTCGGTCGGACCAAACGGTGGGTTCGACAAAGGTTCCTCGGCGCAGGACAATTCGGGACGGTTTTCTTGGCTAGTCCGGCCAAACCAGGTTCCAAACTGCCGCCGGTTATGGCCGTGAAGTCGGCGATGCTCTCGGAATCTGCCGACTTGGTTAAAGAAAGTCGACTTctcaagaaattcaagaacTGCCCTTTTATCCTTGACACTTACGGCAGCGATGTGACTAAAGATGTTGAAGGTGAGGAGTTGTTCAACGTTTTCTTGGAGTATGCTCAAAGAGGAACCGTAGAGGATTGGATTCAGAAACTCAAGAATTTCGGGTTGCATGAACTGCACGTAAGGAGGTATACGCAGTCACTATTGAAGGGGCTCAATTACATTCATGGAAAGGGTTTTGTGCACTGTGACATTAAGCCCGCCAATGTATTGCTAGTGCGCGACGGTCCTGATGATACCGGGTTTGGATCTTACGTGGCGAAAATCGGGGATTTAGGGCTGGCAAAGAGGGCTGACAAGTACAATGTGATGAAGCGTTCTGATTATATAAATGGCACTGAGTTGTATATGTCTCCAGAAGTATCGCTTCACAACATTCAGGAGCCGCCGGCCGACATTTGGGCATTAGGCTGCACTGTTCTGCAGATGTTAACTGGGATGGAGTTTTGGGATGTAAACACTGACTTAAGAGATGACTGGGGCCTTCTGATTGAGATTCCGGTTATCCCTGAAAGGCTAAGCAATGAGGCTAAGGATTTTTTGGGGAAGTGCTTCATATTGGACCCTTTGGAGAGGTACACGGCTGAGATGCTTTTGAAGCCTTTCGTGTGCAACAGCTTGCGAATATGGACAGTCTCGTCTGGTGAATTGGTTCCAAGAAGCCGGGTTTGCCAAGGACCAGCTGCAATTCCTCTACTGGGTGCGGCATAA
- the LOC112183575 gene encoding reticulon-like protein B23 isoform X2: protein MKEMEMYRSEIGKPVIVLICGTLVYYHCAHRNSSLVSLVSDVLIVLLCSLAILGLLFRQMNISVPVDPLEWQISQDTANSIVAWIANTVGAAESVLRVAATGHDKRLFFKDYAYFAFICLRRAVSRSVHVCLVFWGETMALQQKILKSRRILCSHCFSNRRV from the exons atgaaagaaatggagatgtaCCGGTCGGAAATTGGAAAGCCGGTGATTGTTCTCATATGCGGCACCTTAGTCTACTACCACTGCGCCCATCGGAACTCGAGCCTCGTTTCTCTCGTCTCCGATGTCCTCATCGTCCTCCTCTGCTCTCTCGCCATTCTCGGCCTTCTCTTCCGCCAAATGAACATCTC GGTACCTGTGGATCCACTTGAGTGGCAGATTTCGCAGGACACTGCGAATAGCATTGTCGCGTGGATAGCTAATACAGTAGGAGCGGCTGAGTCTGTGTTGAGGGTTGCGGCCACGGGGCATGACAAGAGGTTGTTTTTCAAG gattatgcttattttgcCTTTATATGTTTGCGGAGAGCAGTCAGTCGATCAGTTCATGTTTGTCTCGTTTTCTGGGGAGAAACAATGGCCTTACAGCAGAAGATACTGAAGAGCAGGAGGATACTATGTAGTCATTGTTTTTCTAATCGCCGTGTATAA
- the LOC112183575 gene encoding reticulon-like protein B22 isoform X1: MKEMEMYRSEIGKPVIVLICGTLVYYHCAHRNSSLVSLVSDVLIVLLCSLAILGLLFRQMNISVPVDPLEWQISQDTANSIVAWIANTVGAAESVLRVAATGHDKRLFFKVVFCLYVLSVLGRLVSGLTVAYTGLCLFCLYMFAESSQSISSCLSRFLGRNNGLTAEDTEEQEDTM, from the exons atgaaagaaatggagatgtaCCGGTCGGAAATTGGAAAGCCGGTGATTGTTCTCATATGCGGCACCTTAGTCTACTACCACTGCGCCCATCGGAACTCGAGCCTCGTTTCTCTCGTCTCCGATGTCCTCATCGTCCTCCTCTGCTCTCTCGCCATTCTCGGCCTTCTCTTCCGCCAAATGAACATCTC GGTACCTGTGGATCCACTTGAGTGGCAGATTTCGCAGGACACTGCGAATAGCATTGTCGCGTGGATAGCTAATACAGTAGGAGCGGCTGAGTCTGTGTTGAGGGTTGCGGCCACGGGGCATGACAAGAGGTTGTTTTTCAAG GTAGTGTTTTGTCTTTACGTGCTATCAGTTTTGGGACGGTTGGTTTCAGGTCTTACAGTTGCCTATACTG gattatgcttattttgcCTTTATATGTTTGCGGAGAGCAGTCAGTCGATCAGTTCATGTTTGTCTCGTTTTCTGGGGAGAAACAATGGCCTTACAGCAGAAGATACTGAAGAGCAGGAGGATACTATGTAG
- the LOC112186470 gene encoding pumilio homolog 5 codes for MATESLMRTVESRKSEKWHSSMDAATYGSPLKSTAAEELGFLTKGHRFQRDRAEAIPNRSGSAPPSMEGSFYAIGNLLSQQNSSMITSSTNSRNTVQNVQSEELYSDPSYLAYCFANMNLNLRPPPRHPVGSSTNWRLTSLDDSGNGSFHLSQGSLSTHKEELDDASSSKQASDNLAENSVSAMAVKNTHSLASHNKSVLDRIQEDFPRTPSPVYNQSVSSSIATDEPVDIDVHSISPNASSASIRQLQSSNSGSIDIYPETSSLTTSSPRTLHPNETGNLHEDESNIEDTGVGSNGSIGGALGLDLSPTGSRIRASNINKQHEKHSYGTGVLQHLLSTQQGLPYQLQAVQDHVVSQGMNHWQSRMDPHGYPKFSSIEVQPSLQSPGFTPPLYATTAGYMTSGNAFYPNFQPSSIYPAQYGASGYTMGSSFLPPYMAAYHSHGSFPLPFDATLGQSLNGRTAGVSTGERSPHEGDLHHLSKFYGQPGPMLQPSFLDPLSMQYYPRPLDDSYSASIQYGQLGPRGIIGGQLYQQESNVTAYAGDQKFQSPTNGSLGIPSPRKMGINGSGYYGSPSSMGGMTFPASPLGSPIPPSSPVGRTHHHGRPNESRYHQGSIRNGGLYSGWQGQRSFNNFEDSKRHSFLEELKSSNARKFELSDIAGRIAEFSVDQHGSRFIQQKLEYCSVEDKASVFKEVLPHASKLMTDVFGNYVIQKFFEYGTPEQKKELADKLSGQMFPLSLQMYGCRVIQKALEVIEVDQKTQLVHELDGHVMKCVHDQNGNHVIQKCIECIPTEKIGFIISSFRGEVAKLSTHPYGCRVIQRVLEHCSDELQGQCVVDEILGSAYVLAQNQYGNYVTQHVLEKGKPHERSQIISKLIGKVVQLSQHKYASNVIEKCLEHGDVAERELMIDEIIGQLEENDNLLPMMKDQFANYVIQKVLETSNDKQRKILLSLIRVHLDALKKYTYGKHIVVRFEQLSGEDSQNLVANET; via the exons ATGGCAACAGAGAGTCTCATGAGAACGGTGGAAAGCCGTAAAAGTGAAAAGTGGCATTCATCGATGGATGCGGCAACATATGGATCTCCACTGAAAAGTACGGCAGCAGAGGAATTGGGCTTCCTTACAAAGGGGCACAGGTTTCAGAGAGATAGAGCTGAGGCCATACCTAATCGAAGTGGTAGTGCTCCCCCAAGTATGGAGGGTTCCTTTTACGCTATTGGGAACCTTTTAAGTCAACAGAACTCCAGTATGATAACAAGCTCGACTAATTCAAGGAACACAGTTCAAAATGTTCAGTCTGAGGAACTGTATTCTGACCCATCTTATTTGGCATACTGCTTCGCTAATATGAACTTAAATTTAAGGCCTCCTCCACGCCATCCTGTTGGTTCCAGCACCAATTGGAGATTGACTTCTTTAGACGACAGTGGCAACGGATCCTTCCATCTTTCTCAAGGTTCTCTTTCCACTCACAAGGAGGAGCTTGATGATGCTAGTTCATCCAAGCAAGCTTCAGATAATTTGGCAGAAAATAGTGTTTCAGCAATGGCGGTGAAGAACACTCATTCTTTGGCAAGCCATAATAAGAGTGTGCTGGATCGCATACAG GAAGACTTCCCCCGAACTCCATCTCCTGTGTATAATCAATCTGTCTCATCAAGTATTGCAACAGATGAACCGGTTGATATTGATGTACATTCGATTTCACCAAATGCTTCTTCTGCTAGCATACGACAATTACAGTCCTCAAATTCAGGCTCTATCGACATATATCCGGAGACAAGTTCCTTGACTACCTCTTCTCCTAGGACACTACATCCTAATGAGACAGGGAACTTACATGAAGATGAATCAAATATTGAGGATACTGGGGTGGGGAGTAATGGATCAATTGGTGGAGCCCTTGGGTTAGATCTTTCCCCAACTGGGTCTAGAATTAGAGCATCTAATATTAACAAACAACATGAGAAACACTCTTATGGGACGGGTGTGCTACAACACCTTTTGTCTACACAACAAGGGTTACCATATCAACTTCAGGCTGTTCAGGACCATGTAGTTTCACAAGGCATGAATCATTGGCAAAGTAGAATGGATCCCCATGGCTATCCAAAGTTCTCTTCCATTGAGGTACAGCCATCATTGCAATCACCTGGATTCACACCTCCCTTGTATGCTACAACAGCAGGGTATATGACTTCAGGAAATGCTTTCTACCCCAATTTTCAGCCGTCCAGTATATATCCTGCACAATATGGTGCGAGTGGATATACCATGGGTTCTTCATTTCTTCCCCCATATATGGCTGCGTACCATTCTCATGGTTCCTTTCCTCTGCCTTTTGATGCTACTTTGGGTCAAAGCTTAAATGGTCGAACTGCAGGTGTTTCAACAGGGGAGAGAAGTCCCCATGAAGGTGATTTGCATCACCTAAGCAAGTTTTACGGCCAGCCTGGGCCAATGCTCCAGCCATCTTTTCTTGATCCCCTAAGTATGCAATACTATCCACGTCCCTTGGATGATTCATACAGTGCTTCAATTCAGTATGGTCAATTAGGTCCAAGGGGTATTATTGGAGGCCAGCTTTACCAACAAGAGTCAAATGTTACTGCATATGCAGGTGACCAGAAATTTCAGTCTCCAACTAATGGGTCTCTGGGCATTCCAAGTCCAAGAAAAATGGGAATCAATGGTAGTGGTTATTATGGTAGTCCTTCTAGCATGGGTGGCATGACATTTCCAGCCTCACCTCTTGGTAGTCCTATACCACCGTCATCTCCAGTAGGCAGAACACATCACCATGGTCGGCCAAATGAATCGAGGTATCACCAAGGTTCGATAAGAAATGGTGGACTATATTCTGGGTGGCAAGGACAGAGAAGCTTTAACAACTTTGAGGACTCTAAAAGGCACTCCTTTCTTGAAGAACTGAAATCCAGTAATGCCCGTAAATTTGAACTCTCTGATATAGCAGGGCGCATTGCTGAATTCAG TGTGGATCAACATGGGAGTCGATTTATTCAGCAGAAGCTTGAATACTGCAGTGTCGAAGACAAGGCGTCTGTTTTCAAAGAGGTTCTTCCACATGCTTCAAAATTAATGACTGATGTATTTGGGAATTATGTTATTCAAAAG TTTTTTGAGTATGGGACTCCTGAGCAGAAAAAGGAGCTTGCAGATAAACTCAGTGGACAGATGTTCCCTTTAAGTTTGCAGATGTATGGTTGTCGTGTGATCCAGAAG GCTCTTGAAGTTATAGAGGTTGACCAGAAGACACAACTTGTGCATGAGCTTGATGGACATGTTATGAAATGTGTGCATGATCAAAATGGAAATCATGTAATACAGAAGTGTATAGAATGCATTCCTACAGAGAAAATTGGATTCATCATATCTTCTTTCCGAGGAGAAGTTGCCAAACTTTCTACTCATCCATATGGTTGCCGTGTCATACAG AGAGTTTTGGAGCATTGTTCAGATGAGCTTCAAGGTCAGTGTGTTGTGGATGAGATTTTGGGATCTGCTTATGTTCTTGCTCAGAACCAGTATGGCAATTATGTCACCCAG CATGTTCTGGAAAAGGGAAAACCCCATGAAAGAAGCCAAATTATCAGCAAGTTGATCGGGAAAGTTGTACAATTGAGTCAGCATAAATATGCATCAAATGTTATTGAAAAGTGTTTAGAGCATGGTGATGTTGCTGAGCGGGAGCTTATGATTGATGAAATCATTGGACAATTGGAGGAAAATGATAATCTATTG CCAATGATGAAGGATCAATTTGCAAATTATGTGATCCAGAAGGTTCTTGAAACAAGCAATGATAAGCAGCGGAAGATACTTCTGAGTCTAATAAGAGTTCATCTTGATGCTCTTAAAAAATATACCTATGGAAAACACATAGTTGTTCGATTTGAACAACTATCTGGTGAAG ATAGCCAAAATTTGGTAGCTAATGAGACATAG
- the LOC112186051 gene encoding uncharacterized protein LOC112186051 isoform X1, which produces MDFFKVKKFRKAHKPDPENELEDNPVPVPEEPKENGGDEKGKAVNVDPIAEADDDDDDFITEEVKRRLKELRRNSFMVLIPEEESCAEEEEEEEEQGETSSNEWRDVEAEGRQWWCGFGAVYDKYCERMLFFERMSTQQLKEGCLTGIQTPTTPSPRPASKKLSSPFRCLSLKKIEEPNDETEHLQQPEIDPYHDIETSYVAQVCLSWEALHCQYTQLNQLISCQPENPTPYNHSAQQFQQFQVLLQRFIENEPFEEGLRPEIYARTQRVLPKLLRVPNIQGPINKGKEEEESDSLILAPDLIKIIETSILTFLLFLKMDKKKTSAGLSLFGNQNHATPLQQIQTSLDKKWMKLKELRKKRKSRKKSWPQSQEDVQLLFSLTDAKVLSRVLRMGRISKEQLFWCEEKMKKLDLVDGKLWRDPSPTLFPC; this is translated from the exons ATGGATTTCTTCAAAGTTAAGAAGTTTAGAAAAGCTCACAAACCAGACCCAGAAAATGAGTTGGAGGACAATCCTGTGCCTGTGCCAGAGGAACCGAAGGAGAATGGTGGTGATGAAAAAGGCAAGGCCGTTAATGTGGATCCTATAGCTGAAGCtgatgatgacgatgatgatTTCATAACAGAGGAAGTCAAGAGAAGGTTAAAAGAATTGCGAAGGAATAGTTTTATGGTATTGATCCCGGAAGAAGAGTCATGTGctgaagaggaggaggaagaagaagagcaggGAGAGACGAGCTCCAATGAGTGGAGGGATGTAGAAGCTGAGGGTCGGCAATGGTGGTGTGGCTTTGGTGCTGTATATGACAAATACTGTGAGAGGATGTTGTTCTTTGAACGGATGAGCACACAGCAGCTAAAGGAAG GTTGTCTGACAGGCATCCAAACCCCTACAACTCCATCACCAAGACCTGCATCTAAGAAGCTTTCCTCTCCTTTTCGCTGTCTCTCTTTGAAGAAGATTGAAGAACCTAATGACGAGACTGAGCATCTCCAGCAGCCAGAGATTGACCCTTATCATGATATTGAGACATCATATGTAGCTCAAGTTTGCTTGTCTTGGGAGGCACTGCACTGTCAATACACTCAACTGAATCAGCTAATCTCATGCCAACCTGAAAATCCCACCCCCTACAACCACAGTGCTCAACAGTTTCAACAATTTCAGGTTTTATTACAAAGGTTTATTGAAAATGAACCTTTTGAGGAGGGTCTCAGGCCAGAAATTTATGCTCGCACGCAGAGAGTTCTGCCTAAACTACTCCGGGTCCCTAATATACAAG GTCCAATTAAtaaagggaaagaagaagaagaatcagatTCCTTGATTCTTGCCCCTGATCTGATCAAGATTATTGAAACCTCGATCCTCACATTTCTACTTTTCCTGAAGATGGACAAGAAAAAAACAAGTGCTGGTCTTAGCTTATTTGGAAATCAAAACCATGCTACCCCACTTCAGCAGATTCAAACTTCACTGGATAAG AAATGGATGAAATTAAAGGAACTTCGTAAAAAGAGGAAAAGTCGGAAGAAGTCATGGCCGCAATCACAAGAAGATGTTCAGCTGTTGTTTAGCCTCACTGATGCAAAGGTTTTGTCAAGGGTTCTCCGGATGGGAAGAATTAGTAAAGAGCAGCTATTTTGGTGCGAGGAAAAGATGAAAAAGCTAGATTTGGTGGATGGCAAGTTGTGGAGAGACCCCTCTCCCACCCTTTTCCCTTGTTAA
- the LOC112186051 gene encoding uncharacterized protein LOC112186051 isoform X2, producing the protein MDFFKVKKFRKAHKPDPENELEDNPVPVPEEPKENGGDEKGKAVNVDPIAEADDDDDDFITEEVKRRLKELRRNSFMVLIPEEESCAEEEEEEEEQGETSSNEWRDVEAEGRQWWCGFGAVYDKYCERMLFFERMSTQQLKEGIQTPTTPSPRPASKKLSSPFRCLSLKKIEEPNDETEHLQQPEIDPYHDIETSYVAQVCLSWEALHCQYTQLNQLISCQPENPTPYNHSAQQFQQFQVLLQRFIENEPFEEGLRPEIYARTQRVLPKLLRVPNIQGPINKGKEEEESDSLILAPDLIKIIETSILTFLLFLKMDKKKTSAGLSLFGNQNHATPLQQIQTSLDKKWMKLKELRKKRKSRKKSWPQSQEDVQLLFSLTDAKVLSRVLRMGRISKEQLFWCEEKMKKLDLVDGKLWRDPSPTLFPC; encoded by the exons ATGGATTTCTTCAAAGTTAAGAAGTTTAGAAAAGCTCACAAACCAGACCCAGAAAATGAGTTGGAGGACAATCCTGTGCCTGTGCCAGAGGAACCGAAGGAGAATGGTGGTGATGAAAAAGGCAAGGCCGTTAATGTGGATCCTATAGCTGAAGCtgatgatgacgatgatgatTTCATAACAGAGGAAGTCAAGAGAAGGTTAAAAGAATTGCGAAGGAATAGTTTTATGGTATTGATCCCGGAAGAAGAGTCATGTGctgaagaggaggaggaagaagaagagcaggGAGAGACGAGCTCCAATGAGTGGAGGGATGTAGAAGCTGAGGGTCGGCAATGGTGGTGTGGCTTTGGTGCTGTATATGACAAATACTGTGAGAGGATGTTGTTCTTTGAACGGATGAGCACACAGCAGCTAAAGGAAG GCATCCAAACCCCTACAACTCCATCACCAAGACCTGCATCTAAGAAGCTTTCCTCTCCTTTTCGCTGTCTCTCTTTGAAGAAGATTGAAGAACCTAATGACGAGACTGAGCATCTCCAGCAGCCAGAGATTGACCCTTATCATGATATTGAGACATCATATGTAGCTCAAGTTTGCTTGTCTTGGGAGGCACTGCACTGTCAATACACTCAACTGAATCAGCTAATCTCATGCCAACCTGAAAATCCCACCCCCTACAACCACAGTGCTCAACAGTTTCAACAATTTCAGGTTTTATTACAAAGGTTTATTGAAAATGAACCTTTTGAGGAGGGTCTCAGGCCAGAAATTTATGCTCGCACGCAGAGAGTTCTGCCTAAACTACTCCGGGTCCCTAATATACAAG GTCCAATTAAtaaagggaaagaagaagaagaatcagatTCCTTGATTCTTGCCCCTGATCTGATCAAGATTATTGAAACCTCGATCCTCACATTTCTACTTTTCCTGAAGATGGACAAGAAAAAAACAAGTGCTGGTCTTAGCTTATTTGGAAATCAAAACCATGCTACCCCACTTCAGCAGATTCAAACTTCACTGGATAAG AAATGGATGAAATTAAAGGAACTTCGTAAAAAGAGGAAAAGTCGGAAGAAGTCATGGCCGCAATCACAAGAAGATGTTCAGCTGTTGTTTAGCCTCACTGATGCAAAGGTTTTGTCAAGGGTTCTCCGGATGGGAAGAATTAGTAAAGAGCAGCTATTTTGGTGCGAGGAAAAGATGAAAAAGCTAGATTTGGTGGATGGCAAGTTGTGGAGAGACCCCTCTCCCACCCTTTTCCCTTGTTAA